In the genome of Perca fluviatilis chromosome 4, GENO_Pfluv_1.0, whole genome shotgun sequence, one region contains:
- the LOC120557116 gene encoding uncharacterized protein LOC120557116 produces the protein MESFPEEFTLIKSGKTIPTSSRLLTLAPEYDESSDLIRVGGSGEANQWSREWQIRPAFFSTGVDCFGPMLIKIGRRTEKRCGILYKCLTTRAVHLDLLANMDSNSFLMSLRRFIARRGKPFKLLSDQGTNFKGGSRELHEAFNTLEPALRDLLAAEQIRFRFNPPGAPHFGGSWEREVRSVKTALRTTLGAQTVPEEVLMTVLIEVESILNSRPLGYVSTDIADPDPVTPNFLLMGRPDSSLPQVVYPETELLSRKRWRHTQVLADHFWRHFIQHFLPTLQARQKWNIDEEDITIGTVVLIVDQQAPRALWQVGTVKTVIPGVDGRWTAFNNLIILNSCFPP, from the exons ATGGAGAGCTTTCCTGAAGAGTTTACACTAATCAAGTCAGGAAAGACCATCCCGACAAGCAGCAGATTGCTTACCCTTGCTCCCGAATACGATGAGTCTTCTGACCTGATCCGAGTTGGAG GAAGTGGAGAGGCCAACCAGTGGTCCCGAGAATGGCAGATTCGACCTGCCTTCTTTTCAACAGGGGTGGATTGCTTCGGCCCTATGCTCATCAAAATAGGCAGACGAACTGAAAAAAGATGTGGCATCCTGTACAAGTGTCTTACCACAAGGGCAGTCCACCTCGACTTGCTGGCGAATATGGACTCTAATTCCTTTCTAATGTCCCTCAGACGCTTCATAGCTCGTAGGGGAAAGCCCTTCAAGCTTTTATCCGATCAAGGCACCAACTTCAAAGGAGGAAGTAGGGAGCTGCATGAAGCATTCAATACCCTGGAGCCTGCCCTCAGAGATCTGCTAGCAGCAGAACAGATCCGCTTCCGCTTCAATCCACCCGGAGCTCCCCACTTTGGTGGGTCGTGGGAAAGAGAGGTGCGATCTGTGAAGACAGCCCTCCGAACCACACTAGGAGCTCAGACTGTGCCCGAGGAAGTGTTGATGACTGTCTTGATTGAGGTGGAGAGCATCCTCAACTCTAGGCCCCTGGGCTATGTCTCCACGGACATTGCAGACCCGGATCCTGTTACACCCAACTTCTTGTTGATGGGGCGGCCGGACTCCTCCCTGCCACAAGTCGTCTACCCAGAGACAGAACTGCTTAGTCGCAAAAGGTGGAGACATACTCAAGTCCTGGCTGATCATTTCTGGAGGCACTTCATACAGCATTTCTTGCCTACCTTGCAAGCACGACAGAAATGGAATATTGATGAAGAGGACATCACCATTGGGACGGTAGTTCTCATTGTAGATCAGCAGGCTCCAAGGGCTCTGTGGCAGGTAGGAACCGTGAAGACTGTCATACCTGGAGTAGACGGCCGTTGGACTGCGTTCAATAATTTAATTATACTAAACTCCTGCTTTCCCCCGTGA
- the LOC120557678 gene encoding butyrophilin subfamily 2 member A2-like, with translation MELLLDLLCLCLLCLTGKRLCDENEPKYIIVKEGTDVMLPCSLSTKENVESKVFDWRKVAQKDDGLKEVFMYEKGFHYNNGRPGQSEEFKGRVSHFEDELKHGNASIIIRNKKEADSGVYTCHFPRLHQMFLLKLVVVAPEPDINIIDATDDGVLLQCEVRGAVPKPRVEWQDRDGNKLPAEDPQVSERGDRYHITLQTTVTKTGCCRCVVTQEETNRRTHAEIYVAIIGKIPP, from the exons ATGGAGCTACTTCTGGatctgctgtgtttgtgtcttctgTGTTTGACCGGGAAAAGACTTTGTGATGAAAACG AACCAAAATATATCATAGTGAAAGAAGGGACAGATGTTATGTTACCATGTTCTCTCAGCACCAAGGAGAACGTTGAGTCAAAAGTGTTTGACTGGAGGAAAGTTGCTCAGAAAGATGATGGTCTGAAGGAGGTGTTCATGTATGAAAAAGGCTTTCATTACAATAACGGTCGTCCAGGTCAGAGTGAAGAGTTCAAAGGTCGAGTCTCACATTTTGAAGATGAACTGAAACACGGCAACGCCTCCATAATCATCAGAAATAAGAAGGAGGCTGACAGTGGAGTCTACACCTGTCATTTCCCACGTCTTCATCAAATGTTCCTCCTTAAGCTTGTTGTTG TTGCTCCAGAGCCAGACATCAACATTATTGATGCCACAGATGATGGAGTGTTGCTGCAGTGTGAGGTTCGAGGTGCTGTTCCCAAACCTAGAGTAGAGTGGCAGGACAGAGATGGAAACAAACTTCCTGCTGAAGACCCGCAGGTCTCTGAAAGAGGAGACAGATACCACATCACCCTCCAGACTACTGTGACCAAGACCGGCTGCTGTCGCTGTGTCGTCACACAGGAGGAAACCAACCGGAGGACTCATGCTGAGATTTATGTGGCTATTATTGGTAAGATTCCTCCTTGA